The following are encoded in a window of Thiohalobacter sp. IOR34 genomic DNA:
- a CDS encoding ABC transporter permease, which produces MSSSPQPAELQPLDDGGLRCLGDWTVAGLDGRERALLQQVAAADVVRRIDGSGIRGMDTAGAWLLHRLLRRAKGGPPLQDLPPRYAGLLELVEGLDEGGLPPPPPSPGRLAQMGKQVLDGFEELFAFLAFTGEVFQRLARQLLRPWSIRWPAVFADLETAGLRALGIVGLLSFLMGVVIAYQGAVQLRIYGANIYVADLVGLSMLRELAPLLTAIIVAGRTGSAYTAQIGTMQVTEEVAALQTIGIPPLDLLVLPKLIALSLALPLLSVFADILGVIGGMLMAQLQLGLGFEPFLDRFADAVSARSFLLGLIKAPVFAVIIALVGCFQGFRVAGSAASVGRHTTLSVVQSIFLVIVADAQFSVLFSWLGI; this is translated from the coding sequence ATGAGCAGCAGCCCACAGCCCGCCGAGTTGCAGCCGCTGGATGACGGTGGACTGCGTTGCCTCGGCGACTGGACCGTGGCCGGCCTCGACGGCCGCGAACGCGCCCTGCTGCAGCAGGTTGCGGCAGCCGACGTCGTGCGGCGGATCGACGGCAGCGGGATCCGCGGCATGGATACCGCCGGGGCCTGGCTGTTGCACCGGCTGCTGCGGCGGGCGAAGGGCGGGCCGCCGTTGCAGGATCTGCCGCCACGCTATGCCGGCCTGCTGGAGCTGGTCGAGGGCCTCGACGAGGGCGGCCTGCCGCCACCCCCACCCTCGCCCGGCCGCCTGGCCCAGATGGGCAAACAGGTGCTGGACGGCTTCGAGGAGCTGTTCGCCTTTCTCGCCTTCACCGGCGAGGTCTTTCAGCGCCTCGCACGGCAGCTGCTGCGCCCCTGGTCCATCCGCTGGCCGGCGGTGTTCGCCGACCTGGAAACGGCCGGGTTGCGGGCGCTGGGCATCGTCGGCCTGCTGTCCTTCCTGATGGGGGTGGTGATCGCCTATCAGGGTGCGGTGCAGCTGCGCATCTACGGCGCCAACATCTATGTCGCCGATCTGGTGGGCTTGTCGATGCTGCGCGAACTGGCGCCGCTGCTGACCGCGATCATCGTCGCCGGCCGCACCGGTTCCGCCTACACGGCGCAGATCGGCACCATGCAGGTCACCGAGGAGGTGGCGGCGCTGCAGACCATCGGCATCCCGCCGCTGGACCTGCTGGTGCTGCCCAAGCTGATTGCCCTGAGCCTGGCGTTGCCGCTGCTCAGCGTGTTCGCGGACATCCTCGGCGTGATCGGCGGCATGCTCATGGCCCAGTTGCAGCTCGGCCTCGGTTTCGAGCCTTTCCTCGACCGCTTTGCCGATGCGGTCTCGGCGCGCTCCTTTCTGCTCGGGCTGATCAAGGCGCCGGTGTTCGCGGTCATCATCGCCCTGGTGGGCTGCTTCCAGGGCTTCCGCGTGGCCGGCAGCGCGGCCAGCGTCGGCCGCCACACCACCCTGTCGGTGGTGCAGTCGATCTTCCTGGTGATCGTCGCCGATGCCCAGTTCTCGGTGTTGTTCAGCTGGTTGGGGATATGA
- a CDS encoding N-acetyltransferase, which translates to MQDVIVRAETPGDVKAIDVVNLSAFEGEAEARLVDAVRNSPDFIRDLSLVAEINGRIVGHLLLSKVILENENGSQEILALGPMSVVPSQSHRGIGSALIQAAIGRARDMRYSAIVVAGQPEYYQRFDFKPASDWGIVSNLPLPEDALTAMELKPGALSGGGRVIYPAPFAEIF; encoded by the coding sequence ATGCAAGACGTGATAGTCAGAGCGGAGACGCCGGGAGACGTCAAGGCCATCGATGTGGTCAATCTCAGTGCCTTCGAGGGGGAGGCCGAGGCGCGCCTGGTGGACGCGGTGCGCAACTCGCCGGATTTCATCCGTGACCTGTCGCTGGTGGCCGAAATCAACGGCCGCATCGTCGGTCACCTGCTGCTGTCCAAGGTCATCCTGGAGAACGAGAACGGTTCGCAGGAGATCCTGGCCCTCGGACCCATGTCGGTGGTGCCTTCCCAGTCGCACCGCGGCATCGGTTCGGCGCTGATCCAGGCAGCCATCGGCCGGGCCCGTGACATGCGTTACAGCGCCATCGTCGTCGCCGGGCAGCCCGAATACTACCAGCGCTTCGATTTCAAGCCGGCCAGCGACTGGGGCATCGTCTCCAACCTGCCGCTTCCCGAGGATGCCCTGACCGCCATGGAGCTGAAGCCGGGCGCGCTCAGCGGCGGTGGCCGGGTGATCTATCCGGCGCCCTTCGCCGAGATTTTCTGA
- the efp gene encoding elongation factor P, translated as MASYSTNEFRRGLKVMLDGDPCAIIENEFVKPGKGQAFNRVRLRNLKTGRVWERTFKSGETIEAADVMDVDMQYLYSDGDAWHFMHPETFEQVAADEAAVADAKQWLKEQDTVTVTLWNGVPISVTPPNHVVLKVTDTDPGVRGDTATGATKPATLETGAVVQVPLFVDVGDLIKVDTRSGEYISRAKE; from the coding sequence ATGGCGAGCTACAGCACCAATGAATTCCGGCGCGGCCTCAAAGTCATGCTCGACGGCGACCCCTGTGCCATCATTGAAAACGAGTTTGTGAAGCCCGGCAAGGGGCAGGCCTTCAACCGGGTACGCCTGCGCAACCTGAAGACCGGCCGCGTCTGGGAGCGGACCTTCAAATCCGGCGAGACCATCGAGGCGGCGGATGTGATGGACGTCGACATGCAGTACCTGTACAGCGACGGCGACGCCTGGCACTTCATGCACCCCGAGACCTTCGAGCAGGTGGCCGCCGACGAGGCGGCGGTGGCCGACGCCAAGCAGTGGTTGAAGGAGCAGGACACGGTCACCGTGACCCTCTGGAACGGCGTGCCGATCAGTGTCACGCCGCCCAACCACGTGGTGCTCAAGGTCACGGACACCGATCCCGGGGTGCGCGGCGACACCGCCACCGGCGCCACCAAGCCGGCCACCCTGGAGACCGGTGCCGTGGTGCAGGTGCCGCTGTTCGTCGATGTCGGCGACCTGATCAAGGTCGATACCCGCAGCGGCGAGTACATCTCCCGGGCCAAGGAATAG
- the epmB gene encoding EF-P beta-lysylation protein EpmB, which translates to MNKPARIIPRSAGPGHAPAWQRALAEAISDPAELLRQLGLPPEPGAAIGHGLFPLRVPRGFVARMRPGDRRDPLLLQVLPVAEEAAATPGYCTDPLQELEAMPLPGLLHKYHGRVLLTATGACAVHCRYCFRRHFPYAQANPAAGQWRPILDYLRADASIHELILSGGDPLSLSDRRLAELAEALATLPQMRRLRIHSRLPVVLPERVDAALLDWLARIPLQTVLVVHCNHANELDATVGAALAALRDAGVTLLNQAVLLRGVNDNLEAQTALAEALFAAGVLPYYLHQLDPVQGAAHFAVADNAARQLHEALRARLPGYLLPRLVREHPGHPAKSPLA; encoded by the coding sequence GTGAACAAACCGGCGCGTATCATACCGCGATCGGCCGGTCCGGGCCATGCGCCAGCCTGGCAGCGCGCCCTGGCCGAGGCGATCAGCGATCCGGCCGAGCTGCTCCGCCAGCTCGGCCTGCCGCCGGAACCGGGCGCCGCCATCGGCCACGGGCTGTTCCCGCTGCGCGTGCCGCGTGGCTTCGTCGCCCGCATGCGCCCGGGCGACCGCCGCGACCCGCTGCTGCTGCAGGTGCTGCCGGTGGCCGAGGAGGCCGCAGCCACCCCCGGCTATTGCACCGATCCCTTGCAGGAACTGGAGGCCATGCCGCTGCCGGGGCTGCTGCACAAGTACCATGGCCGCGTGCTGCTCACCGCCACCGGCGCCTGCGCGGTGCACTGCCGCTACTGCTTCCGCCGCCATTTCCCCTACGCCCAGGCCAACCCGGCGGCTGGCCAGTGGCGCCCCATCCTCGACTACCTGCGAGCCGACGCCTCGATCCACGAGCTGATCCTGAGCGGCGGCGACCCCCTGTCGCTGAGCGACCGGCGCCTCGCGGAGCTGGCCGAGGCGCTGGCCACCCTGCCGCAGATGCGCCGCCTGCGCATCCACAGCCGGCTGCCGGTGGTGCTGCCTGAACGGGTCGATGCGGCGCTGCTCGACTGGCTGGCGAGGATCCCGCTGCAGACGGTACTGGTGGTGCACTGCAACCATGCCAATGAACTGGACGCGACGGTGGGCGCGGCCCTGGCCGCGCTGCGCGACGCCGGCGTGACACTGCTCAACCAGGCAGTACTGTTGCGTGGCGTCAACGACAACCTGGAGGCGCAGACGGCGCTGGCCGAAGCGCTGTTCGCGGCCGGCGTGCTGCCCTACTACCTGCACCAGCTCGATCCGGTGCAGGGCGCCGCCCATTTCGCGGTGGCGGACAACGCGGCCCGCCAGCTCCACGAGGCGCTGCGCGCCAGGCTGCCCGGCTACCTGCTGCCCCGGCTGGTCCGCGAGCATCCGGGCCACCCTGCCAAGTCACCGCTGGCATGA
- the epmA gene encoding EF-P lysine aminoacylase EpmA — protein sequence MPVDDWRPSARIGVLQLRARLLARLRDFFARRGLLEVDTPALSVAAVTTPQIDSFVTRYTGPGAAAGRSLYLHSSPEFPMKRLLAAGSGPIWQLCKVFRNGEAGTRHNPEFSLLEWYRPGFSLAQLMDEVEALVGTLLDEGAERPPFRRIAYDALFRRFAGVDGLRAPPAELRTALSAAGIEPPAGLPLDDADPWRDLLMSLVIEPQLQGAWFVHDYPVSQAALARIRPGEPPVAERFELYLDGLELANGFHELADAAEQCARFERENAARRAAGLPELPLDERLLAALEAGLPDCCGVALGFDRLLMWAAGAGSIEAVLAFPVGRA from the coding sequence ATGCCGGTGGACGACTGGCGCCCCAGTGCCCGGATCGGGGTCTTGCAGCTGCGGGCCCGTCTGCTGGCCCGTCTGCGCGACTTCTTCGCCAGGCGCGGCCTGCTGGAGGTCGATACGCCGGCGCTCTCTGTCGCCGCGGTCACCACGCCGCAGATCGACAGCTTCGTCACCCGCTATACCGGCCCCGGCGCGGCCGCCGGCCGCAGCCTCTATCTGCACAGCTCCCCCGAGTTCCCCATGAAGCGGCTGCTGGCCGCCGGCAGCGGCCCCATCTGGCAGTTGTGCAAGGTGTTCCGCAACGGCGAGGCGGGCACGCGGCACAATCCGGAATTCAGCCTCCTGGAGTGGTACCGGCCCGGCTTTTCCCTTGCCCAGTTGATGGACGAGGTGGAGGCGCTGGTCGGCACCCTGCTGGACGAAGGCGCGGAGCGGCCGCCCTTCCGGCGCATCGCTTACGACGCTCTGTTCCGCCGTTTCGCCGGCGTCGACGGACTCCGCGCTCCGCCGGCCGAACTGCGGACGGCGCTCAGCGCGGCCGGTATCGAGCCGCCGGCCGGCCTGCCCCTGGACGATGCCGACCCCTGGCGTGATCTGCTGATGAGCCTGGTCATCGAACCGCAGCTGCAGGGTGCCTGGTTCGTCCACGACTATCCGGTCAGCCAGGCGGCCCTGGCACGCATCCGTCCCGGCGAACCGCCGGTGGCCGAGCGCTTCGAGCTGTACCTGGACGGACTCGAGCTGGCCAACGGCTTCCACGAACTGGCCGATGCCGCCGAACAGTGCGCCCGCTTCGAGCGTGAGAACGCCGCGCGCCGCGCCGCCGGGCTGCCCGAGCTGCCGCTGGACGAGAGGCTGCTGGCGGCGCTGGAGGCCGGTCTGCCGGACTGCTGCGGAGTGGCGCTGGGCTTCGACCGGCTGCTGATGTGGGCCGCCGGCGCGGGTTCGATCGAGGCCGTGCTGGCCTTCCCTGTCGGACGGGCCTGA
- a CDS encoding ABC-type transport auxiliary lipoprotein family protein — protein MKSLASSALRPLWPLFLLVLAGCSLLPGAEPVAVQRYALGPLAATPAGNEATGPTLLLAAPRALAEVATPRMLYQREGHRLAYFAYSRWADEPARMLAERLVEALEDSGRLAAVVRPGTPVQADLRLETELLAFVQDFHQTPSRFHIRLRARLVDPVRRRVVASRLFTAEAEAPSDDPAGGAAAAERASRSLAGEVVAFVLRQLPIER, from the coding sequence ATGAAGAGCCTTGCATCATCCGCCCTGCGACCGCTCTGGCCGCTGTTCCTGCTGGTCCTGGCCGGTTGCAGCCTGCTGCCCGGAGCCGAGCCGGTCGCCGTGCAGCGCTATGCCCTCGGCCCGCTGGCAGCCACCCCGGCAGGCAACGAAGCCACCGGGCCCACGCTGCTGCTGGCGGCGCCGCGCGCCCTGGCCGAGGTCGCCACGCCGCGCATGCTCTATCAGCGGGAGGGGCATCGGCTCGCCTATTTTGCCTACAGCCGCTGGGCCGACGAGCCGGCGCGGATGCTGGCCGAGCGCCTGGTCGAGGCCCTGGAGGACAGCGGGCGTCTCGCTGCGGTGGTGCGGCCGGGCACGCCGGTGCAGGCCGATCTGCGGCTGGAGACGGAACTGCTGGCCTTCGTGCAGGATTTTCACCAGACGCCGAGCCGATTCCACATCCGCCTGCGTGCCCGGCTGGTCGATCCCGTCCGCCGGCGGGTGGTGGCCAGCCGGCTGTTCACCGCCGAGGCCGAGGCGCCGAGTGACGATCCCGCCGGTGGCGCCGCTGCCGCGGAGCGGGCCAGCCGCTCCCTGGCCGGCGAGGTGGTCGCCTTCGTGCTCCGGCAGTTGCCGATCGAGCGATGA
- a CDS encoding EAL domain-containing protein gives MAKDDKLLHLIIIEESRNDAEAIANLLRNAGYVVRFQYADSSEALDAALERQIPELILCAEGLDALPLATVLESLTDRQLGTPVILIGETADEPRVIEALRAGASDLVSYDRPEHLQLVVAREQQNLHLQHEVQQYLAAHQESERRCRALLDSSRDAIAYVHDGMHIYANQSYLERFGFDDLDEIEGMPIMDLVAPEDHAAFKEFLRNYGHSEGGDKELEVQCLSATGNFKALMEFTPASIEGEPCTQIVIRDQTSADPDLQEKLKYLSKQDIVTGLFNRQYFLEELELAAADAVSGSGQSFILYVLIDNFKSVKESVGLAASDLVVKDVADLIREKVADNGICARFGDNSFTILCRSSDLDAAQALAEAIRYAIEEHIVDVEGRSLTVTSSIGISLVSDSTPDASEILSRADLACEVARSAGGNRVHLHNPITDEQLGREREDQWLKLIEQALAEDRFQLFYQPIVSLQGDPQERYEVLLRMRDAEGHNVLPGQFLPVAEKNGLMADIDRWVIGHAIETLAEHRRAGHDTVFFVKVSAPTLAEEDIALWINERLKAVRLQGDALVFEVAEKDAGEHLKNLKRFFKAVSALHCKTSLEHFGSSPNSFQLFKHLPVDYLKIDGAFIHNLMSSEDNQAVVKSIADMAHSMNKQCIAEFVEDASSLTALFQYGIQFIQGYFLQEPQEALNYDFAEESI, from the coding sequence GTGGCTAAGGACGACAAGCTGCTCCACCTGATCATCATCGAGGAGTCCCGGAACGACGCGGAGGCCATCGCCAACCTGCTGCGCAACGCCGGCTATGTGGTGCGCTTCCAGTATGCCGACAGCAGCGAGGCCCTGGATGCCGCGCTGGAACGGCAGATCCCGGAACTGATCCTCTGCGCCGAGGGGCTGGATGCCCTGCCCTTGGCGACCGTCCTGGAATCGCTGACCGACCGCCAGCTGGGCACCCCGGTGATCCTGATCGGCGAAACGGCGGACGAGCCCCGGGTGATCGAGGCGCTGCGTGCCGGTGCCTCCGACCTGGTGTCCTACGACCGTCCGGAACACCTGCAGCTGGTGGTCGCCCGCGAGCAGCAGAACCTGCATCTGCAGCATGAAGTGCAACAGTACCTCGCCGCCCACCAGGAAAGCGAGCGCCGCTGCCGGGCCCTGCTCGACAGCTCGCGGGACGCCATCGCCTACGTGCACGACGGCATGCACATCTATGCCAACCAGTCCTATCTGGAACGCTTCGGCTTCGACGACCTGGACGAAATCGAGGGCATGCCGATCATGGACCTGGTGGCCCCCGAGGACCATGCCGCCTTCAAGGAATTCCTGCGCAACTATGGCCACAGCGAGGGTGGAGACAAGGAACTGGAGGTCCAGTGCCTGAGCGCCACTGGCAATTTCAAGGCGCTGATGGAGTTCACCCCGGCCTCGATCGAGGGCGAACCCTGCACCCAGATCGTGATCCGCGACCAGACCAGCGCCGATCCGGACCTGCAGGAGAAGCTCAAGTACCTCAGCAAGCAGGACATCGTCACCGGCCTGTTCAATCGTCAGTATTTCCTCGAGGAACTGGAGCTGGCCGCCGCCGACGCCGTCAGCGGATCGGGACAGAGCTTCATCCTCTATGTACTGATCGACAACTTCAAATCGGTCAAGGAGTCGGTGGGACTGGCGGCCAGCGACCTGGTGGTCAAGGACGTCGCCGATCTCATCCGCGAAAAGGTCGCCGACAACGGCATCTGCGCCCGCTTTGGCGACAATTCCTTCACCATACTCTGCCGCAGCTCGGACCTGGATGCGGCCCAGGCACTGGCAGAGGCGATCCGCTATGCCATCGAGGAACACATCGTCGACGTCGAGGGCCGCTCCCTCACCGTCACCAGCAGCATCGGCATCAGCCTGGTGAGCGACAGCACGCCGGATGCCAGCGAGATCCTCTCCCGTGCCGATCTGGCCTGCGAAGTGGCCCGCTCAGCGGGCGGCAACCGCGTCCACCTGCACAATCCGATCACCGACGAACAACTGGGCCGCGAGCGCGAGGACCAGTGGTTGAAACTGATCGAGCAGGCCCTGGCGGAGGACCGCTTCCAGCTCTTCTACCAGCCCATCGTCAGCCTCCAGGGCGACCCGCAGGAACGCTACGAGGTGCTCCTGCGGATGCGCGACGCGGAGGGACACAATGTGCTGCCGGGCCAGTTCCTGCCGGTGGCGGAAAAGAACGGGCTGATGGCGGACATCGACCGCTGGGTGATCGGGCATGCCATCGAAACCCTGGCAGAACACCGCCGCGCGGGCCACGATACCGTGTTCTTCGTCAAGGTCTCGGCCCCCACGCTGGCCGAGGAAGATATCGCCCTGTGGATCAACGAGCGGCTCAAGGCGGTGCGTCTGCAGGGCGACGCCCTGGTATTCGAGGTGGCCGAGAAGGACGCCGGGGAACACCTGAAGAACCTGAAGCGCTTCTTCAAGGCGGTCAGCGCCCTGCACTGCAAGACCTCGCTGGAACACTTCGGCAGCAGTCCCAACTCCTTCCAGCTGTTCAAGCACCTGCCGGTCGACTACCTGAAGATCGATGGCGCCTTCATCCACAACCTGATGTCCAGCGAGGACAACCAGGCGGTGGTCAAGTCCATCGCCGACATGGCCCATTCCATGAACAAGCAGTGCATCGCCGAGTTCGTCGAGGACGCCAGCAGCCTCACCGCCCTCTTCCAGTACGGCATCCAGTTCATCCAGGGCTACTTCCTGCAGGAACCGCAGGAGGCGCTGAATTACGACTTCGCGGAGGAGTCGATCTGA
- a CDS encoding MlaD family protein, whose amino-acid sequence METRIQYVLVGLFVVVLGALGIGISLWLAFGDFAQEYRLYHVYMTESVSGLYVDAPVRFRGVEVGKVRALALDPENPERVVLTLAVKPDVPIHVDTVATLNVQGLTGIASIELSGGRRDSPLLEARPGEEYPVIHTGPSLFRRLDASVSELLANLNQVSRDLHSLLSPENRVRFANLLGHLEALSASLSSRRTELAEGIGHASTAFARLASAGETLPVLMQRLESSAMAVEGSAGAFAEASRVLKQEAGRSGAELRRIGSELLPQVSQLLEELSSLTGSLQRISERIEEDPRSIIYGPQLELPGPGEERP is encoded by the coding sequence ATGGAGACCCGGATTCAATACGTGCTGGTGGGGCTGTTCGTGGTGGTGCTGGGGGCGCTCGGCATCGGCATCAGCCTGTGGCTGGCCTTCGGCGACTTCGCCCAGGAATACCGCCTGTACCATGTCTACATGACCGAGTCGGTGTCCGGTCTCTATGTCGATGCCCCGGTACGCTTCCGCGGCGTGGAGGTCGGCAAGGTGCGCGCCCTGGCGCTCGATCCCGAGAATCCGGAGCGGGTGGTGCTGACCCTGGCCGTCAAGCCGGATGTGCCGATCCACGTCGACACCGTGGCGACCCTCAACGTGCAGGGCCTGACCGGCATCGCTTCCATCGAGCTCTCCGGCGGGCGCCGCGATTCACCCCTGCTGGAGGCAAGACCCGGCGAGGAGTACCCGGTGATCCACACCGGACCCTCGCTGTTCCGGCGGCTGGATGCCAGTGTCTCCGAGCTGCTGGCCAACCTCAACCAGGTGTCTCGTGACCTGCACAGCCTGCTCAGCCCGGAGAACCGGGTGCGCTTTGCCAATCTGCTCGGACATCTGGAGGCGCTGAGTGCCAGCCTGAGCAGTCGGCGGACGGAACTGGCGGAGGGTATCGGCCATGCCTCCACGGCCTTCGCCCGCCTGGCCAGCGCCGGGGAGACGCTGCCGGTGCTGATGCAGCGTCTCGAATCCAGCGCCATGGCCGTGGAGGGCAGCGCCGGGGCGTTCGCCGAGGCCAGCCGGGTGCTCAAGCAGGAGGCCGGGCGCAGCGGTGCCGAACTGCGGCGCATCGGCAGCGAGTTGCTGCCGCAGGTCAGCCAGCTGCTGGAGGAGCTGAGCAGCCTGACCGGCAGCCTGCAGCGGATCAGCGAGCGCATCGAGGAGGATCCGCGCAGTATCATCTACGGGCCGCAGCTGGAGCTGCCCGGCCCCGGGGAAGAACGACCATGA
- a CDS encoding GIY-YIG nuclease family protein: MGALPSLPGSYVLLLHLAQPRQLIVGRLGEFDFEAGWYLYVGSAQGPGGLAARVGHHLQGTARPRWHIDYLRAAARLQAVWYSAEPRRREDDWAALVSTLPGARVPVPGFGASDSSAASHLLAFRRPPAFQAFVQRLHRRCPGHAPLHCYRPGLQAAPRSSTLRA, translated from the coding sequence ATGGGGGCGCTGCCGTCCCTGCCCGGCAGCTATGTCCTGTTGCTGCACCTGGCGCAGCCGCGGCAGCTGATCGTCGGGCGTCTCGGTGAGTTCGATTTCGAGGCCGGCTGGTATCTCTATGTCGGCAGTGCCCAGGGCCCCGGTGGTCTGGCGGCGCGGGTCGGTCACCACCTGCAGGGCACGGCCAGGCCGCGCTGGCATATCGACTATCTGCGCGCGGCCGCCCGGCTGCAGGCCGTCTGGTACAGCGCTGAGCCACGCCGCCGCGAGGACGACTGGGCGGCGCTGGTGAGCACACTGCCCGGCGCCCGGGTGCCGGTGCCCGGCTTCGGTGCCAGTGACAGCAGCGCGGCGTCCCATCTGCTGGCGTTCCGCCGGCCGCCTGCCTTCCAGGCCTTCGTCCAGCGCCTGCACCGGCGCTGCCCCGGCCATGCCCCGCTGCATTGCTACCGCCCCGGCTTGCAAGCGGCGCCGCGAAGCTCGACACTCCGCGCATGA
- a CDS encoding ATP-binding cassette domain-containing protein, protein MPEEADILVELRDVTTRFGDHVVHQGLNLEVRRGEILALVGGSGSGKTTLLQEMIMLRRPSSGSIRLFGEELTAASSARALALRRRFGVLFQHGALFSGLSVLQNVAVPLREHTRFGEDFIEQIALLKIRLAGLPPEAAGLYPSELSGGMIKRAGLARAMVLDPQLLFLDEPTSGLDPASADAFDALVRRLQQWLGLTLVMITHDPVSLWNLADRVAVLGEGRIVAVGPMAELEDVAHPAVQEYFQGERARRARQG, encoded by the coding sequence ATGCCTGAGGAGGCGGACATTCTCGTCGAGCTGCGTGACGTCACCACCCGCTTCGGCGATCATGTGGTGCATCAGGGGCTGAATCTGGAGGTGCGGCGGGGCGAGATCCTGGCCCTGGTCGGCGGCAGCGGCAGCGGCAAGACCACCTTGCTGCAGGAGATGATCATGCTGCGCCGGCCGAGCAGCGGTTCGATCCGCCTGTTTGGCGAGGAGTTGACGGCGGCGTCGTCGGCGCGCGCCCTGGCGTTGCGCCGGCGCTTCGGGGTGCTGTTCCAGCACGGCGCGTTGTTCAGCGGCCTGAGCGTGCTGCAGAATGTCGCCGTGCCGCTGCGTGAGCACACCCGTTTCGGCGAGGATTTCATCGAGCAGATCGCGCTGCTCAAGATCCGCCTCGCCGGTCTGCCGCCCGAGGCAGCCGGGCTCTATCCCAGCGAACTGAGCGGGGGCATGATCAAGCGGGCCGGCCTGGCGCGGGCCATGGTGCTGGATCCGCAACTGCTGTTTCTCGACGAGCCGACCTCAGGCCTCGATCCAGCCAGCGCCGATGCCTTCGATGCCCTGGTGCGGCGTCTGCAACAATGGTTGGGGCTGACGCTGGTGATGATCACCCATGATCCGGTCTCGCTGTGGAACCTGGCGGACCGGGTGGCGGTGCTGGGCGAGGGACGCATCGTCGCCGTGGGGCCGATGGCCGAGCTGGAGGACGTGGCGCATCCGGCGGTGCAGGAGTACTTTCAGGGCGAACGCGCGCGCCGTGCGCGGCAGGGGTGA